The Cloeon dipterum chromosome 3, ieCloDipt1.1, whole genome shotgun sequence genome includes a region encoding these proteins:
- the Cdk7 gene encoding cyclin-dependent kinase 7 — protein sequence MENKQTRYEKIDFLGEGQFATVFKSRDIETDTIVAVKKIKLGSKIESKDGINRTALREIKLLQELTHENVISLLDVFGQKSNVSLVFDFMDTDMEILIKDSTIVLTPANIKAYMVMTLRGLEYLHMNWVLHRDLKPNNLLLDSRGVLKIGDFGLAKFYGSPNRQYTHQVVTRWYRCPELLFGARSYGVGVDMWAVGCILAELLLRVPFLPGETDLDQLTKIFFVMGSPTEETWPGLTQLPDYVGFKPTTATPLSHIFTAAGDDLIFLLEKLLALNPLDRYDCTKCLRLPYFSNKPAPTVGHLLPMPASVRKTQNQGGHKRKLLDSGEGPSQKKKLIF from the exons ATGGAAAACAAGCAGACGAGGTatgagaaaattgattttctcggCGAGGGTCAG TTTGCCACAGTCTTCAAATCCCGTGATATTGAGACCGACACCATAGTTGCTGTAAAGAAG ATCAAACTTGGAAGCAAGATCGAGAGTAAAGATGGAATTAACAGAACGGCCTTGAGAGAAATAAAACTGCTTCAGGAACTAACACATGAAAACGTCATCAGCCTATTAG atgtCTTTGGTCAAAAGTCGAACGTGTCGCTGGTCTTTGACTTCATGGACACGGACATGGAAATCCTGATAAAAGACTCAACCATCGTGCTCACCCCTGCGAACATCAAGGCGTACATGGTGATGACCTTGCGAGGTCTGGAATATCTGCATATGAACTGGGTTTTGCACAGG GACTTGAAGCCAAACAATTTGCTGCTGGACAGCAGAGGCGTGTTGAAGATCGGCGATTTCGGCCTTGCCAAGTTCTACGGCTCACCCAACAGGCAGTACACTCACCAGGTGGTCACAAGGTGGTACAG GTGTCCAGAGCTGCTGTTTGGAGCGCGGTCGTACGGCGTCGGGGTCGACATGTGGGCCGTAGGATGCATTTTGGCCGAGCTACTGCTCAGGGTTCCCTTCTTACCTGGCGAAACCGACCTCGACCAGCtgaccaaaattttctttgtcatgggatctcCTACCGAAGAGACCTGGCCT ggtCTGACGCAGCTGCCTGACTACGTAGGATTCAAGCCGACAACCGCCACTCCCCTTTCCCACATTTTCACTGCCGCTGGCgacgatttaattttcctcctgGAAAAGCTGCTTGCGCTCAATCCTCTCGACAGATACGACTGTACTAAATGCCTGCGCCTGCCATACTTCAG CAATAAACCGGCGCCGACTGTTGGCCACCTGCTGCCTATGCCGGCCAGCGTGAGGAAAACCCAAAATCAGGGGGGCCACAAGCGAAAGCTCCTTGATAGCGGCGAAGGAC CATCGCAAAAGAAGAAACTGATCTTTTAG